Within Marinomonas mediterranea MMB-1, the genomic segment TATACGCCTTCGCTAACGAACTCTATCTAATGGTATCTGAACCATTAAGACTACTTCTTCCCGAAGGAAGTTCATTAATTGCAACAGAAGTGGCATCCCCTTTTCTCGCGCCACTTAAACTTACCTTTGCTGTTGCCGTCTTACTGACGATTCCTTATACGCTATTTCAAGCGTGGGCGTTTATTGCACCCGCTTTGTATAAAAACGAAAAAACCATCGCGATCCCACTTTTAATCTCAAGCGTGCTCCTGTTTTACGCAGGCATACTGTTTGCCTACTATGTTGTATTACCACTCATCTTTGGCTTTTTCACCACAGTAGGGCCCGGTGAAGTCACCGTCATGACGGACATTAACAATTACTTGAACTTCGTTCTCAAATTGTTCTTCGCGTTTGGCGTAACCTTCGAAATCCCTGTTGCGACTTACTTGCTAATAAAAGCAGGTGTCACTACGGTTGCCACCTTATCTAAAAAACGTCCGTATGTCTTTTTAGGCTGTTTTGTCGTTGGCATGCTGATCACGCCACCAGATATTTTCTCTCAGACGTTATTAGCCATCCCTATGTGGCTTTTGTTTGAAGTTGGTTTACTTGCAGGACGCACAGTAAAACAAGAAGAAGAGACTGAAAGCGAAACAGAAGAGGATAAGAACAAGGATGACGAAAAAAGCGAAGTAGCGAAGACTCAACCCTAGAATTCATTCCTCGCAAAAAGTAGACAAATCACGTTTCAAACCAACGAAACGATGATTTGTCTTTGCTTCTCACTTACCCATCTTATCCCATTTAACGCTGCCCGATTTAAACTCACTTAATACTATCCTCTTGCTTTCAGCTAGCTCTAATTCAGCGCGATTTATGCCATCCGTCTCTTTAAGTCTCCTCTGCATTGCGTTACCGTAGAAAAAACAAACAATTGACTAAGCGTATTCAACAAAATACTCAGGAAAGGAGCAAGCATGCTAATCATCTCCGCTGAACAGGTAGAATCAACACTGGATTTCACAACCTTAGTTAGCGCCTTAAAAAGTGCATTTTCCCGTGACTTCGGTATGCCTCAGCGACAGATGTATCCGATACCTTCTGACGATACCGAACACCATAAT encodes:
- the tatC gene encoding twin-arginine translocase subunit TatC, translated to MSQDSTETGQAPLVAHLIELRNRLLKAVLVILLAFVGLYAFANELYLMVSEPLRLLLPEGSSLIATEVASPFLAPLKLTFAVAVLLTIPYTLFQAWAFIAPALYKNEKTIAIPLLISSVLLFYAGILFAYYVVLPLIFGFFTTVGPGEVTVMTDINNYLNFVLKLFFAFGVTFEIPVATYLLIKAGVTTVATLSKKRPYVFLGCFVVGMLITPPDIFSQTLLAIPMWLLFEVGLLAGRTVKQEEETESETEEDKNKDDEKSEVAKTQP